Proteins from a single region of Phycisphaerae bacterium:
- the yidC gene encoding membrane protein insertase YidC yields METRRMISAMLAAIAVFYAWLLLARMIWPQPTQPATQPATAVNEATSRPAPLSTAPSAPTPEAFPASGPASDKAVISRGSDTRPLVLGAASADSPFPMEITVHPSGAVVSKVRLRGHYQTVEKREPYSLVEPVELVDKSGRLRVLNSFPTTLRVLNPALDVPLDEAVWKVESYTEQQVVFSVDVSTPDGKPLLRVLKTYQLAPQEAKSRTSDAQMSLQFENRYGQPVQIIVTQQGPIGFRKEDLRGEDRKVIGAVWRNGAVASKLHPRADVIKRTQIELGSDINEGSRIAWVAEGNKYFGCIMAPSGRDHGDVPSRFTRAEAIVFAPQVKDDAQVERQDLAFRFITEPISIPTGGLSGLAFDLYMGPKSKRIFESVETYARRSYYQMLSGEFAWCTPGWLVGLMMVLLNGVHAIWPHNYGLSIIVLVLVVKAILHPLSVKGQINMQKMQKSQARLKPKMDAIKEKYANDRARMNQAMAEVMKEEGINPAGQMLTCLPMMIQIPIWVALWTALSYTVEMRHAPLDGWWIKDLTQPDQFMRLFNRPVNVPLLGWLLGGPVEHLNVLPILLAITQVLQTKFMPRGNTSSDRSPDQLEQQRKMMMFMSVFFMFILYNAPSGLTLYIMASNIFGIIEQWRIRRHIAELEARSEAAKAHPGPLRRLLSNAFGGDGRRKSWLQAKWQELQKQIEQAKRVQSQRSKGRR; encoded by the coding sequence ATGGAAACGCGACGAATGATCTCCGCTATGCTGGCCGCCATAGCGGTCTTCTATGCCTGGTTGCTCCTGGCCAGGATGATCTGGCCGCAGCCGACACAACCCGCGACGCAGCCCGCGACGGCGGTCAACGAGGCCACGAGCCGGCCCGCGCCCCTCAGCACCGCTCCGTCCGCTCCAACTCCCGAGGCTTTTCCCGCAAGTGGGCCGGCGTCCGACAAGGCTGTAATCAGCCGGGGATCCGATACCCGGCCGCTGGTTCTCGGTGCCGCATCCGCCGACAGCCCCTTCCCGATGGAGATAACCGTCCATCCGTCTGGAGCCGTCGTTTCAAAGGTCCGCCTTCGAGGTCATTACCAGACGGTTGAGAAAAGGGAACCCTATTCCCTGGTGGAGCCTGTCGAACTGGTTGACAAGTCGGGCCGCCTGCGCGTGCTCAATTCCTTCCCGACGACGTTGCGAGTGCTGAATCCTGCTCTCGACGTACCCCTTGATGAGGCCGTCTGGAAGGTCGAGTCTTACACCGAACAGCAGGTGGTGTTCAGCGTCGACGTCAGCACGCCCGACGGCAAGCCGCTCCTTCGTGTATTGAAGACTTATCAGCTCGCCCCCCAGGAGGCCAAATCACGAACCTCGGATGCGCAAATGTCGCTCCAATTCGAGAACCGCTATGGCCAACCGGTCCAGATCATCGTCACGCAGCAGGGGCCGATTGGTTTCCGGAAAGAGGACCTGCGAGGCGAGGACCGTAAGGTCATTGGTGCGGTGTGGCGAAACGGCGCTGTGGCGTCGAAGCTTCACCCCCGCGCCGACGTGATCAAGCGTACTCAGATCGAGTTGGGTTCTGACATCAACGAGGGAAGCCGGATCGCATGGGTCGCCGAAGGCAACAAGTATTTCGGCTGCATCATGGCGCCAAGCGGGCGCGACCATGGCGATGTTCCGTCGCGATTCACGCGAGCCGAGGCGATTGTTTTTGCCCCCCAGGTTAAGGATGACGCGCAGGTCGAACGGCAGGACCTGGCTTTCCGCTTCATCACCGAGCCGATCAGCATTCCGACGGGAGGCTTAAGCGGCCTGGCCTTCGATCTCTACATGGGGCCGAAATCCAAACGCATCTTCGAGTCGGTGGAGACCTACGCCCGGCGCTCTTATTACCAGATGCTCAGCGGCGAGTTTGCCTGGTGCACACCGGGCTGGCTCGTCGGCCTGATGATGGTTCTGCTGAACGGCGTCCATGCTATCTGGCCGCACAACTACGGTCTCTCCATCATCGTCCTGGTGCTGGTGGTCAAGGCCATTCTCCATCCGCTTTCGGTCAAGGGCCAGATCAATATGCAGAAAATGCAGAAGAGCCAGGCCCGGCTCAAGCCGAAGATGGACGCCATTAAGGAGAAATACGCCAACGACCGCGCCCGTATGAACCAGGCCATGGCGGAAGTCATGAAGGAGGAAGGGATCAACCCCGCCGGCCAGATGCTTACCTGCCTGCCCATGATGATCCAGATTCCCATCTGGGTTGCCCTCTGGACCGCCTTGAGCTACACGGTCGAAATGCGCCACGCCCCGCTCGACGGATGGTGGATCAAGGATCTTACCCAACCGGACCAGTTCATGAGACTCTTCAATCGGCCGGTAAACGTACCCCTGCTCGGCTGGCTCCTCGGCGGGCCCGTCGAGCACCTCAATGTCCTTCCGATCCTGTTGGCTATTACTCAGGTCCTGCAGACCAAATTCATGCCGCGGGGCAACACCTCGAGCGATCGAAGCCCCGACCAGCTTGAACAGCAGCGCAAGATGATGATGTTCATGAGCGTGTTTTTCATGTTCATCCTCTACAACGCTCCCAGCGGCCTGACGTTGTATATCATGGCCAGCAATATCTTTGGCATCATCGAACAGTGGCGTATTCGCCGGCACATCGCCGAGCTCGAAGCCCGCAGCGAAGCCGCAAAAGCACATCCGGGTCCCCTCAGGCGGCTCTTGTCCAACGCTTTCGGTGGGGATGGCCGGCGCAAATCCTGGTTGCAGGCCAAGTGGCAGGAACTTCAGAAACAAATCGAACAAGCCAAACGCGTCCAGAGCCAGAGGAGCAAAGGAAGAAGATGA
- a CDS encoding metallophosphoesterase family protein: protein MFAVITDIHSNIEALEVVLADIDRRGIKTIVCLGDIVGYGANPKECIDLIIERAQYCICGNHDAAVFYEPFNFNIGAERACYWTRQVLEDEPNKAIRDRRWEFLGKLPPRLVYEGMLFVHGSPRRPVNEYLFGDDVYSNPAKLMSNFERFNEVACFVGHTHVPGVFVDDPYFESPGELAEPGVYEIAEDDKVIINVGSLGQPRDRDPRAAYGIVDDGRVEFVRLEYDVEKTVHKILSTPDLDDFLGHRLLEGR, encoded by the coding sequence ATGTTTGCTGTTATTACGGATATACATTCCAACATTGAGGCACTTGAGGTCGTCCTCGCCGATATCGACCGCCGAGGCATCAAGACAATTGTATGTCTAGGCGACATCGTAGGATATGGCGCAAACCCCAAGGAGTGTATCGATCTGATCATCGAGCGGGCCCAGTATTGCATCTGCGGCAATCACGATGCGGCCGTCTTCTACGAACCCTTCAACTTCAACATCGGTGCCGAGCGGGCTTGCTACTGGACGCGACAGGTGCTTGAGGACGAGCCGAATAAGGCCATCCGAGACCGGCGATGGGAGTTCCTCGGAAAGTTGCCCCCTCGCCTGGTCTATGAGGGAATGCTCTTCGTCCATGGGTCGCCCCGGCGACCCGTGAACGAGTACCTCTTTGGTGACGACGTCTACTCCAACCCGGCCAAACTGATGTCCAATTTCGAGCGGTTCAATGAGGTGGCTTGCTTCGTCGGTCACACCCACGTGCCGGGCGTTTTTGTGGACGATCCTTATTTCGAGTCGCCGGGCGAATTGGCGGAACCCGGTGTTTATGAGATCGCTGAAGACGACAAGGTGATCATCAACGTCGGGAGCCTGGGGCAGCCTCGCGATCGCGATCCGCGGGCAGCTTACGGCATCGTGGATGACGGGCGGGTGGAGTTTGTTCGGCTCGAATACGACGTTGAGAAGACCGTGCACAAGATCCTGAGCACGCCCGATTTGGATGATTTCCTTGGACACCGCCTGCTGGAAGGGCGATGA
- a CDS encoding metallophosphoesterase family protein — MRLGILSDPHGNAAMVHRALVLLDARGAEAFILCGDIGGLNVLEELVGRRCWFVWGNTDCPDPTWRAQVESMGLPWPNGPLELRLEGKRIGVFHGNEKEFVKAYERADRDYLLFGHTHRRHDSRSGGMRIINPGALHRVRVPTVALLDLRTDDLEFIEVV, encoded by the coding sequence ATGAGGCTCGGCATTTTGTCTGACCCCCACGGCAACGCAGCAATGGTTCATCGCGCCTTGGTATTGCTCGATGCCCGAGGTGCTGAGGCTTTTATCTTGTGCGGGGACATCGGTGGCCTGAACGTTCTGGAAGAGCTTGTCGGTCGTCGATGCTGGTTCGTGTGGGGCAATACGGACTGCCCCGACCCGACGTGGCGGGCCCAGGTCGAGTCAATGGGTTTACCTTGGCCAAATGGCCCCCTGGAGTTGCGGCTCGAGGGCAAGCGAATCGGCGTGTTTCATGGAAACGAAAAGGAATTCGTCAAGGCCTATGAGCGGGCAGACCGCGACTACCTGCTTTTCGGGCATACGCACCGGCGACACGACAGCCGCAGCGGTGGCATGCGAATCATCAATCCGGGCGCCCTTCATCGAGTCCGCGTGCCAACGGTGGCGCTGCTGGATCTGAGGACCGACGATCTGGAATTCATCGAAGTGGTGTAG
- a CDS encoding M20 family metallopeptidase, whose protein sequence is MRQLSREEQQRACRLLADLVRIPSVVSTPEQANRDRAEERMAEYLTDHLSRMGMQVERQEVFPGRPNLIAYWPGQGTGKRLVLSAHMDTVPTEGMTVDPFAAEIRGGRMYGRGTCDTKGSLASLLTALALAHEAGRLPSDRLCFVATVSEETGCDGATALVRSGFTADAAIVGEPTNCEVVTAHKSPLWLEIETHGRSCHASLPTQGTNAIELMARVVDFVGDPWKRHIGRRSHPLLGTSTCVVTTINGGSKINVIPSSCRAQIDGRFIPGEPADRIVADFTRMLSDYLGGREKFSILSRRTHPPLDCPADKPLPRKLLTVCREANGQSAPRGVNYFADTGPFSEAGIASLLFGPGDIAQAHTADESVELAQVYQATEIILALLTSHAGRSIIDE, encoded by the coding sequence ATGCGACAGCTTAGCAGAGAAGAGCAACAACGTGCATGTCGACTGCTGGCCGACCTGGTGCGGATTCCAAGCGTTGTCTCGACACCTGAGCAGGCCAATCGCGATCGGGCTGAGGAACGGATGGCGGAATACCTGACCGACCATTTGTCCCGGATGGGAATGCAGGTCGAACGACAAGAGGTCTTTCCGGGACGTCCCAATCTCATTGCCTACTGGCCGGGTCAAGGAACCGGCAAGCGGCTTGTTCTCTCCGCCCACATGGACACGGTGCCGACCGAGGGAATGACCGTAGATCCGTTCGCGGCTGAGATTCGCGGGGGACGCATGTACGGCCGCGGCACGTGCGACACGAAAGGATCGCTCGCCAGCCTGTTGACCGCCTTGGCCCTGGCACATGAAGCGGGACGGTTGCCCAGCGACCGGCTGTGCTTCGTGGCCACGGTGAGCGAAGAAACGGGCTGTGACGGCGCAACGGCTCTGGTGAGGTCGGGCTTCACCGCAGACGCGGCCATCGTCGGCGAGCCCACGAACTGCGAGGTCGTGACCGCCCATAAGAGCCCCCTGTGGCTGGAGATCGAAACGCACGGTCGTTCGTGTCACGCCTCACTACCGACTCAAGGTACAAACGCGATCGAGTTGATGGCCAGAGTGGTTGATTTCGTCGGGGACCCCTGGAAAAGGCACATCGGCCGTCGGTCTCACCCCCTTCTCGGGACCTCGACCTGCGTGGTGACCACCATCAACGGCGGGAGCAAGATCAATGTGATCCCGTCCAGTTGCCGCGCCCAGATCGACGGGCGATTCATTCCCGGCGAACCGGCGGACCGTATCGTCGCTGATTTCACGCGGATGCTGTCGGATTATCTGGGCGGTCGGGAGAAGTTCAGCATCCTGAGCCGGCGGACACACCCCCCGCTGGATTGTCCGGCAGACAAGCCGTTGCCCCGGAAGCTGCTGACTGTGTGCCGAGAGGCCAACGGACAAAGCGCCCCACGTGGAGTGAATTACTTTGCCGACACCGGACCGTTCAGCGAAGCGGGTATCGCCTCGCTGCTTTTCGGTCCGGGTGATATCGCCCAGGCTCACACGGCCGACGAATCCGTCGAGTTGGCCCAGGTCTACCAGGCCACGGAGATCATCCTCGCGCTGCTGACGAGCCACGCGGGGCGATCCATCATCGACGAATAG
- a CDS encoding DUF1343 domain-containing protein, translated as MQRADRLIEEAIGRKELPGGVLLVGQGDRTVYFKAYGLRTSDPQPIPMTKDTIFDMASVTKTVACATSIMILVERGKLGLADSVAKHIPAFGANGKEKVTVEQLLLHRGGFVPDNPMKDYADGPVKAWERIWNLAPVYPPGTDFRYSDVGYIVLGELVRVIDGRPIDRFAREEVFLPLGMKDTMYCPPESLWSRCAPTEKRDGKWMQGQVHDPRAWALGGVAGHAGLFSTAEDLARWCRMILHKGVLDDKRILSQMTVEAMTSQRCLPGGTGCRGYGFDMSTSYSSARGDLFQAGTTFGHTGYTGTSYWIDPTHDCYVILLTNRVHPDDKGTVTDLRRQVATAVAAAITGKAFGPPAEVLCGIDILKRDGFKLLAGRKVALITNHTGRDREGNRTVDLLFKAPEVKLVKLFSPEHGLYGTLDEKVGHTVDQATGLKVYSLYGETRRPTPEMLEGVDALVYDIQDIGARFYTYSATLGYALEAAAKHKLKMVVLDRPNPITGLIVDGPIADKNRYGFTAYGPLPVVHGMTFGELARMCNVEYDINCDLTVVELQGWRRSMWWDETGLMWINPSPNMRNLTEATLYPAICLLEATNVSVGRGTDQPFEIFGAPWIDGRKLAASLNEAGLPGLRFIPIEFTPTSSKFAKEKCQGVYVLVTDRQNIRMVESGLTIAWHLKKLFGPVFEVDKVINLLANAETLNNLKTAETPTTLPAGWRGSLSRFREVRQKYLIYQN; from the coding sequence ATGCAGCGTGCCGATCGACTGATTGAAGAAGCTATTGGGCGAAAAGAACTTCCCGGGGGGGTCCTGCTGGTTGGACAAGGCGACAGGACCGTCTATTTCAAAGCCTATGGTCTACGGACGTCCGACCCACAGCCCATTCCCATGACAAAAGACACGATCTTCGACATGGCTTCGGTCACAAAGACCGTGGCGTGCGCCACATCGATCATGATTCTCGTAGAACGTGGCAAGCTCGGTCTGGCGGACTCGGTGGCGAAACACATTCCCGCCTTCGGGGCCAACGGCAAGGAGAAGGTGACGGTCGAACAGCTACTGTTGCACCGAGGAGGCTTTGTTCCTGACAATCCCATGAAGGATTACGCTGACGGGCCTGTCAAGGCGTGGGAACGTATCTGGAACCTCGCGCCCGTCTACCCGCCGGGCACCGATTTCCGCTACAGCGACGTCGGCTATATCGTGCTGGGCGAACTGGTACGAGTCATCGACGGCCGACCGATTGACCGCTTCGCACGAGAGGAGGTTTTTCTTCCTCTGGGCATGAAGGACACCATGTATTGCCCGCCAGAGAGCCTGTGGTCTCGGTGTGCCCCGACCGAGAAACGCGACGGCAAATGGATGCAGGGCCAGGTGCACGACCCGCGGGCATGGGCCCTTGGCGGCGTCGCGGGGCACGCCGGGCTGTTCAGCACGGCCGAGGATCTGGCACGTTGGTGCCGAATGATCCTGCACAAGGGGGTGCTTGACGACAAGAGAATCCTTTCGCAAATGACCGTCGAAGCCATGACCTCGCAGCGATGCCTGCCCGGGGGGACAGGATGCCGTGGATACGGCTTCGACATGAGTACCAGCTATTCGTCGGCCCGGGGCGACCTCTTCCAGGCGGGCACGACTTTTGGTCACACCGGTTACACGGGCACGAGCTACTGGATCGATCCGACTCATGACTGTTACGTGATCCTGCTGACCAACCGCGTCCATCCCGACGATAAGGGCACGGTCACCGACCTGCGGCGGCAGGTGGCAACCGCCGTGGCGGCTGCGATCACCGGTAAAGCGTTTGGTCCGCCGGCGGAGGTGCTCTGCGGCATCGACATCCTCAAGCGTGATGGTTTCAAGCTGTTGGCCGGAAGGAAGGTTGCCCTGATCACAAACCACACCGGTCGCGATCGCGAGGGCAACCGAACAGTCGACCTGCTGTTCAAGGCGCCGGAGGTGAAACTCGTAAAGTTGTTTTCGCCGGAACACGGGCTCTACGGCACATTGGATGAGAAAGTGGGCCACACGGTCGACCAGGCGACCGGCCTCAAGGTGTACAGCCTTTACGGTGAGACAAGGCGCCCCACGCCGGAGATGCTGGAAGGCGTGGACGCGCTGGTCTACGACATTCAGGACATCGGGGCGAGGTTCTACACCTATTCGGCGACGCTTGGCTACGCCCTTGAAGCGGCTGCCAAGCACAAGCTCAAAATGGTGGTGCTCGATCGTCCGAACCCGATCACCGGCCTGATTGTGGACGGTCCTATTGCCGACAAGAATCGTTACGGTTTCACCGCCTACGGTCCGCTGCCGGTGGTCCACGGCATGACCTTCGGTGAGCTGGCCCGCATGTGCAACGTCGAGTACGACATCAATTGCGACCTGACGGTGGTAGAGCTTCAGGGCTGGCGTCGATCGATGTGGTGGGACGAAACCGGCCTGATGTGGATCAACCCCTCGCCGAACATGCGGAATCTGACGGAGGCGACGCTCTACCCTGCCATCTGCCTGTTGGAGGCAACCAATGTTTCCGTCGGCCGTGGCACGGATCAGCCGTTCGAGATCTTTGGCGCCCCTTGGATCGACGGCCGTAAGCTGGCGGCTTCGCTGAACGAGGCCGGCCTGCCGGGGCTACGGTTCATCCCCATTGAGTTCACTCCCACATCGAGCAAGTTTGCGAAGGAGAAATGCCAAGGAGTGTACGTGCTGGTCACGGACCGCCAGAACATCCGCATGGTCGAGTCGGGCTTGACGATCGCCTGGCACCTGAAGAAGCTCTTCGGCCCGGTGTTCGAGGTTGACAAGGTGATCAACCTGCTGGCCAACGCGGAAACGCTGAATAACCTGAAGACCGCTGAAACCCCGACGACGCTGCCGGCCGGCTGGCGCGGCTCTCTCAGCCGCTTCAGGGAGGTGCGACAGAAGTACCTGATCTACCAGAACTGA
- the gpmA gene encoding 2,3-diphosphoglycerate-dependent phosphoglycerate mutase gives MYKVVLLRHGESDWNKQNRFTGWTDVDLSEVGIKEAAEAGELLMKEGYTFDVAYTSVLKRAIRTLWIALDKMDLMWIPVYRSWRLNERHYGALQGLNKAETAAKFGEDQVKIWRRSYDIPPPPLEKTDPRYPGNDPRYADLTEGALPLTECLKDTVARFLPYWHDVIAPTVKLGKRVLIAAHGNSLRALVKYLDNVSDKDIVELNIPTGMPLVYELDKGLKTIKSYYLGDPEKVKAAMAAVAAQGKAKK, from the coding sequence ATGTACAAAGTCGTATTACTGCGACACGGCGAAAGTGACTGGAACAAGCAGAACCGTTTCACGGGCTGGACCGACGTTGACCTGTCGGAGGTCGGGATCAAGGAGGCCGCCGAGGCCGGCGAGTTGCTCATGAAAGAGGGCTACACCTTCGACGTGGCCTACACCTCGGTGCTCAAGCGGGCGATTCGCACGCTGTGGATCGCGCTTGACAAGATGGACCTGATGTGGATCCCGGTGTACCGATCATGGCGGCTTAACGAGCGGCATTACGGGGCGCTGCAGGGTTTGAACAAGGCCGAGACCGCTGCGAAGTTCGGCGAGGACCAGGTAAAGATCTGGCGGCGTTCATATGACATCCCCCCGCCGCCACTGGAGAAAACGGATCCGCGGTATCCGGGCAACGACCCCCGCTACGCGGACCTGACCGAGGGCGCGCTGCCGCTGACCGAGTGCCTGAAAGACACAGTGGCGCGCTTCCTGCCCTACTGGCACGACGTCATCGCCCCGACGGTGAAGCTGGGCAAACGGGTGTTGATCGCCGCCCACGGCAACAGCTTGCGGGCGCTGGTCAAATACCTGGACAACGTCAGCGATAAGGACATCGTCGAACTCAACATACCGACCGGTATGCCCTTGGTGTATGAGCTGGACAAGGGCCTCAAGACCATCAAGAGCTACTACCTGGGCGACCCGGAGAAGGTGAAAGCCGCTATGGCCGCAGTGGCCGCTCAGGGGAAGGCGAAGAAGTAG
- a CDS encoding AAA family ATPase → MAAGDDAIEALRDALRDAPDNVRLRQHLAEMLLRYGHTQQAVEEYRETLNRCPDDPGLKLGLANAFYRDGKYSPALVIVEELLKSPSTAGEVYVLHARLLLRAGDIDRAVRQYRRGIEQDPEAADDSLEETLGLNGEPDSEVIDGRVRVPGEQSSSGPDIELERPRINFDDVGGMEAVKEEIRLKIIHPLSHRELYEAYGKQIGGGILLYGPPGCGKTHLARATAGEIKAGFLTIGINDVLDMWLGNSERNLHEVFQHARQHKPCVLFFDEVDALGASRADLRQSAGRHLVNQFLAELDGAQYSNDGVLILAATNAPWHLDSAFRRPGRFDRIIFVPPPDSVARSAILRILVRGKPAEEIDFDKLAAKTNGFSGADLKALVDQAIERKLQEAMRAGVPKPMTTKDLLAAVAAVRPSTKEWFSTARNHAIYANQGGIYDDVLKYLKLL, encoded by the coding sequence ATGGCTGCAGGGGATGATGCAATCGAGGCCTTGCGCGACGCGTTGCGGGATGCACCGGACAACGTTCGCCTCCGGCAGCACCTGGCGGAGATGCTCTTGCGATATGGCCACACACAACAGGCTGTCGAGGAGTACCGGGAAACGCTCAATCGGTGCCCCGACGATCCAGGACTGAAGCTGGGGCTGGCCAACGCTTTCTACCGGGACGGCAAATACAGCCCTGCCCTCGTGATTGTCGAGGAACTGCTCAAGAGCCCATCCACCGCAGGCGAGGTCTATGTGCTGCACGCCCGCCTCCTCCTGCGGGCCGGTGACATCGATCGCGCTGTCCGGCAGTACCGTCGAGGCATCGAGCAGGATCCCGAGGCAGCCGACGATTCCCTGGAAGAAACGCTCGGACTGAACGGGGAGCCCGATTCCGAGGTGATCGACGGCCGGGTCCGCGTGCCCGGCGAGCAATCCTCATCCGGTCCGGACATAGAGTTGGAGCGGCCCCGGATCAACTTCGACGACGTCGGAGGGATGGAGGCGGTCAAAGAGGAAATCCGGCTGAAAATCATCCACCCCCTGAGCCACCGCGAGCTGTACGAAGCGTACGGCAAGCAGATTGGCGGAGGCATTCTTCTTTACGGTCCGCCCGGCTGCGGAAAGACGCATCTGGCTCGGGCGACGGCCGGCGAGATCAAAGCCGGGTTTCTGACGATCGGGATCAATGACGTTCTGGACATGTGGCTGGGCAACAGCGAGCGCAACCTTCACGAGGTGTTCCAGCATGCCCGGCAGCACAAGCCGTGCGTGCTCTTCTTCGACGAGGTGGATGCGCTCGGAGCCAGTCGGGCCGACCTGCGACAAAGCGCCGGCCGTCATCTGGTCAATCAGTTCCTCGCGGAACTGGACGGCGCCCAGTACAGCAACGACGGCGTCCTGATTCTGGCGGCCACCAACGCCCCGTGGCATCTCGATTCGGCATTCCGCCGGCCAGGGCGTTTCGACCGCATCATTTTTGTCCCGCCACCCGATTCTGTGGCCCGATCGGCGATTCTTCGCATACTGGTGCGAGGCAAACCCGCCGAGGAGATCGATTTCGATAAGTTGGCGGCCAAGACGAACGGGTTCTCGGGGGCAGATCTCAAGGCTCTCGTCGACCAGGCGATCGAACGCAAGCTCCAGGAAGCCATGCGGGCCGGTGTCCCGAAACCGATGACCACCAAAGACCTTCTGGCCGCCGTCGCCGCCGTACGGCCATCCACCAAGGAATGGTTCTCCACCGCCCGAAACCATGCCATCTATGCCAACCAGGGCGGGATCTACGACGACGTTCTGAAATACCTCAAGCTGTTATGA
- a CDS encoding tetratricopeptide repeat protein, which translates to MSIHFDRAWVLIEQSRPELAEQEARRGLAESPDDGRGHALLALSLAQQEKLKEATAAVETAIHSAPDEPFPHYVRAAILHDRNRPEEALEAIHEAIRLDPENAYYHALLGQIRLTQRLWREALTAAEEGLRLDPEHVQAANVRAAALVKLGRRLEAAQALDAALARDPDDANTHANRGWAFLHEGKHRQALESFREALRRTAFLRTATQAFCDPETCAQAAQISGRKVLRLEPGNEWARQGIVESLKAKNIVYGLMLRYFLWMGSLSGKARWGLILGGYFGARALSSVARSNPPLAPFIAPFLILYLVFVFLTWTAGPLFNLLLRLNRFGRLALTREQIVASNWVGGSLLLAVACLGLGFGLRSNSLLVASFIFGLLSMPLAGTFDCSRGWPRTAMAFYTAVMALTGLGAVALYAWSRTRDSGASAEAIKGLVNSLAVGFAISFLASPWIGNLLMMNRVRE; encoded by the coding sequence ATGAGCATTCATTTCGATAGAGCGTGGGTCCTGATCGAACAATCGCGGCCGGAATTGGCTGAGCAGGAGGCCCGGCGAGGTTTGGCCGAAAGCCCCGACGACGGGCGCGGACATGCGTTGCTGGCCCTGAGTCTCGCACAGCAGGAGAAACTCAAGGAGGCAACTGCGGCCGTTGAGACCGCCATCCACTCCGCCCCCGACGAGCCGTTTCCCCACTACGTCCGGGCAGCGATCCTGCACGACAGGAACCGTCCCGAGGAAGCTCTGGAGGCCATTCACGAGGCCATCAGGCTGGACCCCGAGAACGCCTACTACCACGCACTTCTCGGTCAGATCCGCTTGACGCAACGGCTGTGGCGAGAAGCATTGACCGCGGCGGAAGAGGGTCTGCGACTCGACCCGGAGCATGTGCAGGCCGCCAATGTGCGGGCGGCGGCGCTGGTCAAATTGGGCCGCAGGCTCGAGGCCGCCCAGGCACTCGATGCCGCCCTGGCCCGCGATCCCGATGACGCGAACACCCATGCCAATCGAGGATGGGCCTTCCTGCACGAGGGCAAGCATCGCCAGGCGTTGGAGAGCTTCCGTGAAGCCCTAAGGCGGACCGCCTTTTTGCGGACCGCAACCCAAGCGTTCTGCGATCCAGAAACATGCGCGCAAGCCGCACAGATATCTGGCCGTAAGGTTCTAAGGCTCGAACCTGGCAACGAGTGGGCCCGCCAGGGGATCGTGGAGTCTCTGAAGGCCAAGAACATCGTTTATGGGCTGATGCTCCGTTATTTCTTGTGGATGGGCTCGTTGTCCGGCAAGGCTCGTTGGGGGCTGATCCTGGGCGGGTACTTTGGGGCCAGGGCCCTCAGCAGCGTCGCCCGCAGCAACCCGCCGCTGGCACCGTTCATCGCCCCCTTCCTGATTCTCTACCTCGTTTTCGTCTTTCTAACGTGGACGGCCGGCCCGCTGTTTAACCTGCTCCTGCGCTTGAACCGTTTCGGACGACTCGCCCTGACGCGAGAGCAGATTGTTGCTTCCAACTGGGTTGGGGGCAGCCTCTTGCTGGCAGTCGCCTGCCTTGGGCTCGGGTTCGGCTTGCGCAGCAATAGCCTGCTCGTAGCCTCGTTCATATTTGGCCTGCTGTCAATGCCGCTGGCGGGCACGTTTGACTGCTCCCGCGGCTGGCCGAGAACGGCTATGGCCTTCTATACGGCCGTCATGGCCCTGACCGGCCTGGGCGCGGTTGCCTTATACGCGTGGAGCCGGACGCGCGATTCTGGGGCTTCCGCAGAAGCGATCAAAGGCCTGGTCAACAGCCTCGCAGTCGGTTTCGCAATCAGTTTCCTGGCATCCCCATGGATAGGCAATCTGTTGATGATGAACCGCGTCCGCGAGTAG